In one Ananas comosus cultivar F153 linkage group 12, ASM154086v1, whole genome shotgun sequence genomic region, the following are encoded:
- the LOC109717976 gene encoding uncharacterized protein LOC109717976, producing MTFYSRYLHGIETKFNRHERNYDCRDIKAHKGLFIFCQPGRAIGAGTTRDLDTNEFKQAHIYVLKNCPEVQPFLDQFSQIQSRRALEVFDKNFIEWFKIKVAQIHKQDNNLIMEDLLSLSRGPTKYVTCYNGYLINGYRFRIEDIDKGLRTQNSGVVVVGDTGSETERRDYYGVLTEIIELQYLGGRRVVLFRCNWWDVYNKEKGVKIDEYGHISVNCQRLLKTNEPFVLANQASQVFYASDNVNKGWHIVQKTQPRDIYEMPLEMDEDSNDLQNRVEAYQQFESFISINAASTSQNMDDEVN from the exons ATGACTTTTTACTCAAGATATCTTCATGGCATTGAGACAAAGTTTAATCGCCATGAGAGGAATTATGATTGTCGAGATATTAAAGCACATAAAGGTTTATTTATCTTTTGTCAACCTGGGAGAGCGATAGGAGCTGGTACTACACGTGACTTAGATACAAATGAGTTCAAGCAAGCACATATTTATGTCTTGAAGAACTGCCCTGAAGTTCAACCATTTCTTga TCAGTTCTCGCAAATTCAAAGTAGAAGGGCACTAGAAGTatttgacaaaaattttattgagtGGTTTAAGATCaag GTTGCACAAATTCATAAGCAGGACAACAACTTGATTATGGAAGACTTGCTTTCTTTGTCACGTGGTCCTACCAAATATGTGACATGTTATAATGGATATCTAATAAATGGATATAGATTCCGGATAGAAGATATTGACAAAGGCTTAAGGACACAAAACAGTGGAGTGGTTGTAGTTGGTGATACTGGTAGTGAAACTGAAAGAAGAGACTACTATGGGGTCTTAACGGAGATCATTGAATTACAATATCTTGGTGGTCGTCGAGTAGTATTGTTCCGATGTAATTGGTGGGATGTATATAACAAAGAAAAAGGAGTGAAAATAGATGAATATGGGCATATTAGTGTTAATTGCCAAagattattgaaaacaaatgaaCCTTTTGTATTGGCCAATCAAGCATCGCAAGTATTTTATGCATCTGACAATGTTAATAAAGGTTGGCATATTGTACAAAAGACTCAACCTCGTGACATATATGAGATGCCTTTAGAGATGGATGAGGATTCTAATGATCTACAAAATAGGGTTGAGGCATATCAACAATTTGAATCATTTATTTCCATCAATGCTGCATCTACATCACAAAATATGGATGATGAAGTCAATTGA
- the LOC109718913 gene encoding probable WRKY transcription factor 31 has product MDKPGGGGGGGGGGLTSNANSASLGFFTAADPGRIFFHSRPHSMDTGSFDPPKSVEMDFFSNEKKKSSRGAAAEPDLGLKVPGLAIKKEDLTINTGLQLLTANTKSDQSTVDDGIYPNEEDKEEKSELAAMQAELGRMNEENQKLRGMLNQVTSNYNALQMHLFTLLQQRNQKNVGNQSSHEAVDEKMESGAMVPRQFMDLGPAVADHATDEASNSSTEGGSLDRSTSPTTNKEVAAIDNERAAREDSPDDGWIPNKNPKMAPPKGPEQQAQEATMRKARVSVRARSEAPMITDGCQWRKYGQKMAKGNPCPRAYYRCTMATGCPVRKQVQRCAEDRSILITTYEGNHNHPLPPAAMAMASTTSAAATMLLSGSMSSSAGLMNPNFLARTILPCSTSMATISASAPFPTVTLDLTQTPNNQLHQLQRPLAQFGVPLIPSGAAAGPAAPFGAAIPQVIGQALYNQSKLAGLHMSGDAVPTAVAPPASLADTVTAATAAITADPNFTAALAAAIASIIGGAHQTGNNNNANNNNAINHNSNNNNNNNSTSSGSGGGGVPTNSNFPAT; this is encoded by the exons ATGGACAAAcccggcggcggtggcggtggcggtggcggtggtctCACGTCGAACGCGAATTCAGCTTCTCTCGGATTCTTTACCGCCGCAGACCCCGGCCGGATCTTCTTCCACTCCCGACCGCACTCCATGGACACCGGCAGCTTCGATCCCCCAAAATCCGTGGAGATGGATTTCTTCTCCAACGAGAAGAAGAAGTCGAGCCGCGGCGCCGCGGCGGAGCCCGATCTCGGTCTCAAGGTGCCGGGCCTCGCCATCAAGAAGGAAGATCTCACCATCAAT ACTGGCCTGCAGCTTCTGACGGCGAACACGAAGAGCGACCAGTCGACGGTGGACGACGGGATTTATCCGAACGAggaagataaagaagaaaagagcGAG TTGGCGGCGATGCAGGCGGAGCTCGGTCGGATGAACGAAGAGAACCAGAAACTTAGGGGGATGCTGAACCAAGTGACCTCCAACTACAATGCCCTTCAGATGCATCTCTTCACACTGCttcaacaaagaaaccaaaaaaatgtCGGAAACCAATCGTCCCATGAG GCTGTGGATGAGAAGATGGAAAGTGGAGCGATGGTGCCGCGGCAGTTCATGGACTTGGGTCCCGCCGTGGCAGATCACGCGACCGATGAGGCCTCAAACTCCTCGACCGAAGGCGGCAGTCTGGACCGGTCCACGTCGCCGACTACTAATAAGGAGGTTGCCGCCATCGACAACGAAAGAGCCGCGAGGGAAGACAGCCCCGACGACGGCTGGATCCCGAACAAGAACCCGAAGATGGCCCCACCGAAGGGGCCGGAACAACAAGCCCAAGAAGCCACCATGAGGAAAGCTCGCGTCTCGGTCCGCGCTCGCTCCGAAGCCCCCATG ATCACTGATGGTTGTCAATGGAGAAAATACGGGCAAAAAATGGCCAAAGGAAACCCTTGTCCTCGGGCTTATTACCGATGCACCATGGCTACAGGCTGCCCCGTCCGTAAACAG GTTCAGAGGTGCGCCGAGGACCGGTCGATCTTGATCACAACGTACGAGGGCAACCACAACCACCCGCTCCCGCCGGCGGCGATGGCGATGGCATCAACCACGTCCGCAGCCGCGACGATGCTGCTTTCGGGTTCCATGTCGAGCTCCGCTGGGCTGATGAACCCCAACTTCCTCGCCCGGACGATACTGCCGTGCTCGACGAGCATGGCCACGATCTCGGCGTCGGCGCCGTTCCCCACCGTCACGTTGGACCTGACCCAGACCCCGAACAACCAGCTTCACCAGCTGCAGCGGCCCCTGGCGCAATTCGGAGTTCCGTTGATCCCCAGCGGCGCTGCCGCGGGGCCGGCCGCGCCTTTCGGGGCGGCAATCCCTCAGGTGATCGGGCAGGCGCTGTACAACCAATCCAAATTGGCCGGCCTTCACATGTCGGGCGACGCAGTCCCCACGGCGGTGGCTCCCCCGGCCTCGCTTGCTGATACGGTCACGGCAGCGACGGCAGCCATAACGGCGGATCCTAACTTCACCGCCGCTCTCGCCGCGGCCATCGCGTCGATCATCGGCGGTGCCCATCAAACAGGCAACAATAAtaacgctaataataataacgctATCAATCATaacagcaataataataataataataatagcaccagcagcggcagcggcggcggaggcgtgCCGACAAACTCCAACTTCCCGGCGACATAA